The following proteins are encoded in a genomic region of Leptospira langatensis:
- a CDS encoding PAS domain S-box protein produces the protein MNSSFFPNWCILMDPSGLIQRTNLPLDSWVQIHISHFLEGTENIQGEKGTTTLRWQPGKTPRFFSGNITLSASWSVTHGMVWLELVPQEENPVSLIENSYWKEFLASDLPFRQIFETNQTIKWIIDPDTGDILYVNNAACVFYGYTRDELLKLKITDINTLTRAEIFEEMKSAAAESRLYFQFKHRLKNGEIRNMEVYSGPLQFGGKRVLFSILFDVTQRVLATSRLQASEKLYRSLVENASDSIIITDMQTKISEVNQRMTELLGYTKEELQSLTLQNILDEESWEETRKKIGFLEIGKPAILSRRFKSKSGDILETEVNAVRIDENRYMGIVRDVTERNLMTRSMEKSLKEKEAMLQEIHHRVKNNLQVISSLLGMQYDNTEDPNLKKILLECENRVKSMGFVHAELYRSENLAAVDLENYFGTLVSNLIRAYGASQRVELCLDLSSLEVSLERAIPLGLILNELVTNSLKYAFPNGRTGKIRVSILQEGRCVLFSYSDDGIGFEREDCEGPDSIGMQLIEILSMQLKAGSEFTTKNGVKFSLRIPDPVLGK, from the coding sequence ATGAACTCTTCTTTCTTTCCAAATTGGTGTATTTTGATGGACCCTTCCGGTTTGATCCAGAGGACGAATCTTCCTTTGGATTCCTGGGTCCAGATCCATATCTCTCATTTTTTAGAAGGAACTGAGAATATCCAAGGGGAGAAGGGTACGACCACTCTTCGCTGGCAACCGGGCAAGACTCCTAGATTCTTTTCAGGGAATATTACTCTTTCTGCAAGTTGGTCTGTCACTCATGGAATGGTTTGGCTGGAATTGGTTCCCCAGGAAGAAAATCCGGTTTCCCTCATAGAAAATTCGTATTGGAAGGAATTTCTGGCGAGCGATCTTCCTTTTAGGCAGATCTTTGAAACAAACCAAACCATCAAATGGATCATAGATCCGGATACCGGTGATATTCTTTATGTGAATAATGCTGCCTGTGTCTTTTACGGCTATACTAGAGATGAGCTCTTAAAATTAAAGATCACAGATATCAATACTCTGACTCGGGCGGAAATTTTCGAAGAGATGAAAAGTGCTGCGGCAGAGTCCAGACTGTATTTTCAGTTCAAGCATAGACTGAAGAACGGAGAGATCCGAAATATGGAAGTGTATAGCGGTCCTCTTCAGTTCGGCGGCAAACGGGTGTTATTCTCCATTCTATTCGATGTGACCCAGAGAGTTCTTGCTACTTCTCGCTTGCAGGCGAGCGAGAAGTTATATCGCTCCTTGGTAGAGAATGCTTCCGATTCCATCATCATCACGGATATGCAGACCAAGATCTCCGAAGTGAACCAAAGAATGACGGAGCTCCTAGGTTATACAAAGGAAGAACTACAATCCCTGACTCTCCAAAATATACTGGACGAAGAAAGTTGGGAAGAGACTCGAAAGAAGATCGGTTTCTTGGAGATCGGTAAACCTGCCATTTTAAGCAGAAGATTCAAAAGCAAGTCCGGAGATATTTTGGAGACGGAAGTAAACGCAGTTCGGATCGACGAGAATCGCTATATGGGAATTGTTCGGGATGTTACCGAGAGAAATTTGATGACCCGTTCTATGGAAAAATCCCTGAAAGAAAAAGAAGCGATGCTGCAAGAGATCCATCATAGGGTCAAAAACAATCTACAAGTGATCTCTAGTCTTTTGGGAATGCAATATGATAATACGGAAGATCCGAATCTGAAAAAGATCCTATTGGAATGCGAGAACCGGGTCAAGTCCATGGGATTCGTTCATGCAGAGCTATATCGTTCGGAGAATCTTGCGGCAGTGGATCTTGAAAATTATTTCGGTACTCTTGTCTCTAATCTGATCCGGGCCTATGGAGCCTCGCAAAGGGTGGAGCTTTGCCTAGATCTGAGTTCCTTAGAAGTGTCTCTAGAGAGAGCCATTCCTCTCGGATTGATCTTGAACGAGCTAGTCACGAATTCCCTCAAATATGCCTTCCCGAATGGAAGGACGGGCAAGATCCGGGTAAGTATTTTGCAAGAAGGTAGGTGCGTTCTATTCTCCTATTCGGATGACGGCATCGGGTTCGAAAGAGAGGATTGTGAAGGCCCGGATAGTATTGGAATGCAACTGATCGAGATCTTATCCATGCAACTCAAGGCAGG